One window of Sinorhizobium numidicum genomic DNA carries:
- a CDS encoding ROK family transcriptional regulator, with protein MLTKSSTELVRQQNSALVLAALRRKGSLSHTEISSQTGLASATVSVITAELERAGVIGKIEQHVQGGRGRPRVLFAPRRDCGYVIVVRISSDIVQYSLADYGGVLLDRFEEARNHDLTGTAAFGRLFAAALDRLLHRSRIAKEEVLAISISSKGLVGADGARLIWSPVFGSEELDFVKLLGADWRARIMLSNESLLVAHALAVRAEEKGGACKALAAVSLGHSIGLGLARKGRTGELDVSAPNFGHMLHATSAGLCRCGAYGCIEAAAGFYGILRTAFEVPPDTIPAKFVPLSEMDKIGASARQGHRMAGYAFRQAGIALGNGISRMLSLYEPMPIFVTGQGTRYFDLLQKGMEEGLAQSSQVRLQGPPEITVVADEQRLVFDGHLDRALGAIDGDVTATGHA; from the coding sequence ATGCTGACGAAGTCCAGCACTGAACTTGTGCGTCAGCAGAACAGCGCCCTTGTGCTTGCAGCACTTCGCCGGAAAGGCTCCCTCTCACACACGGAAATATCCTCCCAGACCGGCCTTGCCTCGGCCACCGTCTCCGTCATCACGGCTGAGCTGGAGCGTGCAGGGGTCATCGGCAAGATCGAGCAGCATGTGCAGGGCGGAAGGGGGCGGCCGCGCGTGCTTTTCGCGCCGCGGCGTGACTGCGGCTATGTGATCGTCGTGCGGATCTCGTCGGATATCGTGCAATATTCCCTTGCCGATTACGGCGGTGTCCTGCTTGACCGCTTCGAAGAGGCACGAAACCACGACCTGACCGGCACCGCCGCTTTCGGGCGCCTGTTTGCGGCGGCACTTGACCGCTTGCTTCACCGCTCCCGCATCGCGAAGGAGGAGGTGCTTGCCATCTCCATCAGCAGCAAGGGGCTGGTAGGGGCCGACGGCGCGCGGCTCATCTGGTCGCCGGTCTTCGGCAGTGAAGAACTCGATTTCGTGAAGCTGCTGGGTGCGGACTGGCGTGCGCGGATCATGCTCAGCAACGAGAGCTTGCTGGTTGCCCATGCGCTCGCCGTCCGGGCCGAGGAGAAGGGAGGTGCCTGCAAGGCACTCGCCGCCGTATCGCTCGGCCACAGTATAGGCCTCGGCCTGGCGAGAAAAGGCCGGACGGGCGAGCTCGACGTCTCCGCACCGAATTTCGGTCACATGCTGCATGCGACATCCGCCGGCCTTTGCCGTTGCGGCGCCTACGGCTGCATCGAGGCAGCCGCCGGTTTCTACGGCATCCTGCGCACCGCCTTCGAGGTGCCGCCCGATACGATACCGGCGAAATTCGTGCCGCTTTCGGAGATGGACAAGATCGGGGCCAGTGCACGTCAAGGACATCGCATGGCCGGTTACGCCTTCCGGCAGGCCGGCATCGCGCTCGGCAACGGCATTTCCCGCATGCTCAGCCTGTACGAGCCGATGCCGATCTTCGTTACCGGACAGGGAACGCGCTATTTCGATCTCCTTCAGAAGGGCATGGAGGAGGGCCTCGCGCAGTCGTCGCAGGTGCGCCTGCAAGGGCCACCGGAGATAACGGTCGTCGCCGACGAGCAGCGGCTCGTCTTCGATGGTCATCTCGACCGGGCACTCGGCGCGATCGACGGCGACGTTACCGCCACGGGGCATGCTTGA